In Lolium perenne isolate Kyuss_39 chromosome 5, Kyuss_2.0, whole genome shotgun sequence, the sequence GTTTTACTTTCAAGAAAGTCGGAAGTTCGCTCTATTGTAGACGGGGGAGTGGTGTTGGATATACACCATCACGCATCCATCGTTTTCCACACAACGAATTTTACGCGGGAGACGTGCACTTTTTTTTAAATAAAATGGAAGACAAGAAAAGGTTTATGGCTGCAAAAAACACGGTGAAGCTTAAAAGGTTTTACTTTTTAAGGAAGTGTTAGAAGCACGCTCTATCCTGGACGGGGGTAATGTTGGACAAACGGGTTGTCGCACACAGTCACGGCGAGCACCATCCATCATTCCCGCGCACCTAATTTTACCCGCGGGGGAGACGAGAGACGTGCTACACATTCTCTAAAAATTGGAAGACAAGAAAAGGTTTTATTTATGGCTGCAAAAAGAGAAGGAGAATATTCCATGTGTTGTTTCCTTTAACCGAAAAAAATTCCAGACGGGCGGAGAAGGATTGTGCAGAGCAGAAGAGCTCCCCGGCGGGCATCTTCCCCGATCCACGCTACTATCCGGATGCTATATTCTCTCGCCAGTCGTCACATCGTGCAGCGTTGTGGATTTGGCATTGCCAGAGCGCGAGCTAAACCCGATTTCCTCGGAGTCGACGACGGACCACCCGATTCGGCGCGGCACAACAGAGCAGCAGGCAATCGGGCAGGTCTGCGCGACCCCAACCAACCAACCCATCCGCACATTGAACACAACGTCACCACCATCACCCCAGGAGTTATCCGGTCACGCCACGTCTCGACAAGGGGCACACTACCAGGAGCAGTACCTGATGCACGACACTAAAACCCAGAAAAAGTACACACAAAAATTTTCACGGTTCGATCCATTCATCATCCATGGGCGGAGCTAGTCGCCGGTTGCCGCCGTCGTGGCGCTGAATCGGGGGAGTAAAATGTAGAGCAGGGATGTTGCAAAAGAATAAAGCAGAGCACGAACGGAACAACATTTCTGGAaaacataagagcatctccactcgtccccgtaACGCCCCGGCGAAATGCTTTTTCCATCCGACGGCGACCGGCCATTGCGCCTGCTCGTTTCGTTGGcctgatttgggcctaaattcatccggcgatcccacgacatccccggccccccggggagctctcggggacttcggacgaaacgaaagcgcgcgaaacggcgaggatacttcccgcgcgtctggtggccccaacttgtcggtgagagaaaccgatcgtcgtcctcatcgcatcgtcttcctcgCGCTGTAAAGgcctgccgccggtctgcattcgccggcaacgcggcgagttaatgtcgtcgtcttccgcgcacgcatcgtcttccgcgcgcactaaaggctgccgccggtcagctcgccgcggacgcgtcgcaatCCACGCGGCAGGTAATCCCCGCGCCAGCCACGCCTATAGACGCCGGTCCACTCGCCGCGAAGCGCAcccgtgctccactctccctccactctcctctactctcaagatggcgttctacgacgacgacggcgcagcccaacaacggcttccccgccggtcgctccacgcgtgggagggcacctcctccaccagcggTACCCccgccgccggacacgaggcctcccggaggCGGGCGCGGCTAAGTCGCGGCgttccaatcccgccgccgccgcgggccatgccctcgacgtcgccatcgaggaggcgaggatgacgatgaccgacgaggagcgcgccgacccgcgccaccaccccgagaactacacgcggtggaactcctacttcctccggcggtgggagcgggagtcggcggcctacgacggcccgccgcctccgctgcgcgcgcaacaacgccgcgggccgccgacggtggtggagcgcgccggaagGACGTTGGCGAACGTcatcgcgcacatcgagggcggcaactcccggtgctcacgatgcccctctatcggcatcgagggcatcggcgagccgccgtcggggaagcgtcgcggcgccacggcgcatggctgccggcTCGTCGTCTTCGGATCGGCGTCAAGGTcgtccttggcgccggtgaagagggaggaggcgacgtcgccttcgacgccggtgcgcgtcaGAAGGAGCGGCGTCTCCGCCGGCGACCCGAgaaggcgcagcagcggcgccctcgtcatccgagaaCGACCTTCCGCGCCGCATAGCGgccggaagaagacgaagaaagaggccgccgcaagccggctcgccgaggaggagccgaagcgcgcggaggacgccgcgatggcggaggcgatcgccggtCGCCGCAcgacatggaggaggagaagcgcgcgGACGATGCCGCATCGGACCGGCCAGCGCGATCGGGAGCGCCAGAGGCGGAGCAGCGGCGGGCTGCCggacctggccgccgcacgccaactcgccgcccgcgccgctccaaccgccaacgacgatgtcgcgcggtaccgccgtctgcgacacctccatcccggcgtcggcgtcccgtcgtcgacctcgagtcctccgacgacgatcgggtacaagccatccccggggtggggagacgccgccaggcgcagcagccaggccgcgcagccgaaggccaacgacgacggctccgacgacgacggcggcgactacacggtgttctaccgccatttcggcatgtagagcgccgtgttttaaaattagcgtttgaattcccctagccgaattcgaaatatagtcgaattcggcctctatgtatgaactcctcccgtaatgtaataaatatcattaaatttagtctatattcacccgtttttagccgtagtttgtcaagtttccgttttttaaaTTCGCATCAGCGGAATTTGCGCTTGTGGCAATTCTCGAGCGAGCGGAGCTGAGAACGAAGACGAAAGATTTTGCCAAAAATGCGGAGTAGAATTTGTGGATTCTCGGATACGAAGATATCAAATGGGATACATCTCTATATTCACCCGTTTTTagccgtagtttgtcaagtttccgttttttaaattcgcatcatcgacttcgcctgggcacgcggctgggaaactactactccccacgccaaatcttcctccaatccggacgaaaatttcaccggatttgggcgtggggagcgccaacgagtggggatgctctaactgTGAACCAACTGGAGTTGAGTTTGGTATAGTGCTCAGATCTGTAACTGCAAAGGGCAGGCGGCGGAGCACCCGGCGTCTTCGTGCTCGTCGCCGCCGCGCCCATCTCATCGGCGTCGCACATTGCTCTGCTTGGTTTGATATCTACTGCTACATGAACACCAATGAACAAGAAAAGGGAATCTAGCTAATTATGCAAACGGATTAAACTACTGTAGTTTCGAAGTTTAAAAGAAGAGTAATGGGTTCTAGGCTAATTAAACTGCTCCTGCCTACTCTTCACATGGACACCTGCACGCACTGCCTGCAGGGGAGAACACGAAGAAACAACGGTGACGTATGTACACATTTCTGTGCGCCGGCGAGCTCCATCACAGAGCCATGGCGTCCGCCGAGCCGGgctcgtcgccggcgccggccgcGGTCTCGGAGGGGCCGTCCACGACGCAGCCGTCGCGGTGGCGGTCGCGGCAGAGGGCCTCCACGGCGAGCAGGCGGCGGCGGATGTCGGCCATGTCGCGCTCCATGAGGAACAGCCTGGCGCGGAGGGTGAGGTTCTCCTCCTCCAGCCTCGCGGCGCGGGCCTCcacgccgtcgtcctcgtcggccgCCGGAGGGGCGGCGGGGAGCTGCACCATCTCGAAGCGGCTGAGGTCGTGGTCGAGGCGGCGCTCCACCTCGACGTGCTCCTCCACGTCGCTCTCGCCGGAGCCGGACCCGCCGTCGCCGTCCTCCCCCCACGCGCCGGCGGGGGGCTGGGGGCGGAGCCGGATGAGGCCCTTCATGGACCCGTACCCGTCCACGCCCCACGCCTCCTTGGCCATCTCCACCAGCACCTCGCGCGCCGGCGACAGCACCGGCGTCGGCAGCACCGCCGGCGTCACGGCGCACGGCGACGGCGCCACCCCGCCCGCCCGCTTCGCCTGCATCAGGTACGACGTCGTGTTGCGCGGCGCCTCCGACCCGCCCCACCTCCCGCCCGCCGCCCTGCTCCGCTGCTGCTGACGCTGCTTCCGCCCCGCCCGCTTCCACGCCGGCCTCGCCGGCGGCATGAaccccggcggcggcgccggaACCTGCTGCTGCTGACGCTGCGCCAGCGCCGCCGCCCACACCTGGTACGGCACTGGCGGCCGCACCGCCATCATCTGCTGCTCGCCGTTGTTCATCGCCGGATTAATTACCAGATCCGAAACCCTAACCGCCGCTACAAACCACAGAAAAAATCCCCCCAAAAAATGGGATCCAAACCAAACGGTCTCGTTCCAATCAATCGTGTTTTACGAGATTATAATTAGCGATTTCGTTTGATCCAAATTTGGGGGAAGGAGGTTGGAGATGGCAGATCGAGGAGAGAGAGAAGGAAGAGACGGCGTGGGCTGGGGCGGACGGGGGTCCGGGAGTATTTAAAGGCCGGAGGGTCGGGCGCGGACGGCTGGGATTCTGGCGGTTTGGGGCGCGGACGGCTAGGATCGAGCCGGAGGGGTTGCGTGTCTTGGACGGACAGCACGGGTTGTGCCACCGGGAGACGCATCCGGTTTTGTGCTTTCCTCCCAAGGTTGGGCCTCTTGGGTGGTTGGGCAATCAGAAGCAAAACTGCAAAAAATAGTTCTGCTGTTTTTTCTTTTGATTTATTATTTTCCCAAGTTTGAAGTTTTAAGTAAAAGCATTGTTTGTGTTTACCTCTAGCATTCTAGTTTGTGAAATTACTTTATATATATTTGTGATGTCATTGTATTCGTAGTTACCCATTATGATTAACCGCAAGGTCGCATGGATCTTGTTGATCTTTAAAATCAAAATTTCTAGCTAATTATCAATTTGATTCAACAAAAAGTAAACCAGCGTACATTTAGTACATTCTTTGTTGACATAGTTAGCTAAATCACCGTGTGCACAATCTTTGCCAAGCCTTTCGCTGGTACGCTAAAAGACATCCATTGAACGGAGCAACATCGCGTGGAAGTTTTGCCTCGTTTCTTTTGTGTCTATATTTCATGTGCCGATGGCTTAGTTCTCACGGTTTTCATCAAACATTCTTGTATAGCCGTACGGTTGTGTGATAAGACGGTTGCTTCTGCGGAGGTCTCTGGATGGAAATGAGTATCTCTAGCGGGAGTAATTGGATAGTTTTAGTCAAAACGGTAGTTGCCTAAAGATTGCAGCAAGAATCTCGAGTAGTTGTGCTAAATCATGTTCTAAAAGCTATCCGCAAATGTTATCATCTCATTGACATGGGTGTCACGCTTTCTCACTAACATGCCAAGAGAGGGAACCGTTTGGCTTCGCCTGGTTTCAATCACTACATACTCGTGGAAGGCATATGTGGGAGAGAGTGAGAGATGGAGGGGTGTGAGAGAGAGTTTTCTTGTGGTGGCAATGGAAGGTGAGACGTACAAAGATTAGTGTCGCAAAAGTTTTGAATTTGTTTTCTAGTAGCGGTGAGGAAGATGTGGGTGAAGAAACTATTAAGGTCACGACACAAGGAAGTTATGAGTAGTGCCCTATCTCTTCTCCACTTTTCTTGTTTGCTTTGAAACAAGTATTTATCTTATGGAAAGTGCATATTGGTCTGGGGATATTTAGGGATGCGAGTGAAGTTAGGACAGATGCATCCATGGGTCTCGGGCACGAACGACCGACATCGAGCAGAGGAGGGTGCTTTCGAGTGCATGTCTTGGATGGACAACACGGGTTGTGCTTCCAGGAGGTGCATCCGGTTTtgggcttcctcctcttggttgGGCACTTCAAAGCAAAACCATAAAATATGTGTTGTGGTTATTATTTGCTTTATCTTTAGAAATCTGGAGTTCTCAATATTTTTCATTGTTTATGTTTAGTCTTGGCCTAGTTTGTGTAATTATTTCTCAATGTTTTTTTTTGACCAACCACTATGAGGCAACAGCCCCACAACAAAATTTTATTCCAAAATCAAAAAGAGTCTTATGTACAAAACAAGAGATAGAGAAAGAGGGAAAGAAAACCTACCTCTCAGGGATAAAAGACTCTAAGGCAGAGACCTAATCCAAGCTAACAAACTATCTCTATGTTTAGCTTTTATTCTATGTCTCAACAAAAAAAACATCATGAATAAACCTGCCTTCCACCTTGCAAAGGTAGGCCTCTCACTTCTGAAAATTTTCCCATTCCTTATAATCCAAATGTTCCAACATGCCAGCATCAGTACCTCCATAAAGAATGGCTTTGCAAAATCCCTCCTAGCATGTGCAATCACCATCTGCAAATCATCATTAGGCCTCCAATCAAATTGTAGGTAATTCCAAATCCTGACA encodes:
- the LOC127325895 gene encoding uncharacterized protein — its product is MNNGEQQMMAVRPPVPYQVWAAALAQRQQQQVPAPPPGFMPPARPAWKRAGRKQRQQQRSRAAGGRWGGSEAPRNTTSYLMQAKRAGGVAPSPCAVTPAVLPTPVLSPAREVLVEMAKEAWGVDGYGSMKGLIRLRPQPPAGAWGEDGDGGSGSGESDVEEHVEVERRLDHDLSRFEMVQLPAAPPAADEDDGVEARAARLEEENLTLRARLFLMERDMADIRRRLLAVEALCRDRHRDGCVVDGPSETAAGAGDEPGSADAMAL